Below is a window of Pseudodesulfovibrio sp. 5S69 DNA.
CCGCATGTCTATATCAACTCTGGAGATTTACTTGTTTTTGTCTTGTTTGGGCTCTTCCGCCACAATGCCGAGCTTGTCGATGCCCGCGGCCTTGATCTCGCCCATGACCTGGACCACGGTGCCGTAGGGGACCTCCTTGTCCGCGCGCAGGAAGAGCTGCTTCTTCTGTCCGGCCACCAGCCGTTTCAGGTGGTCCTCCAGCTCGTCCATGGAGACCTGGTACTCGTCCAGGAAGATCCGGCCGTCCTTGCGCACGGTCAGGACCAGGTGCTCGGAGTCCTGGGGCAGGTTGCGGACCGTGCGCGTGGTCGGCAGGTCTACCTCCACCCCCTGGGTCATGAGCGGGGCCGTGACCATGAAGATGATCAGCAGCACCAGCATCACGTCCACGAAGGGTGTGACGTTGATCTCGTTGAGGAAGCCGCCGCCGGTCTTGATCGCCATGGCGCGCTCCTAGCCCCGCTCGGGCTTGTCGGCCCAGGCGATTTCGCGTTCGGCGCGGTTCAGGAAGGCCCCGGCGAAATCGACCATGCCGGACTCGACCTCGTTCAGCTTGCCCAGGAAATAGTTGTAGAAGATGGTCGCCGGGATGGCCACGAGCAGCCCGATGGCCGTGGCGATGAGCGCCTCGGAGATGCCGGGCGCCACCGTGGCCAGGGCCGCGCTCTGCGCCTGCCCGATGGAATGGAACGAGTGCATGATGCCCCAGACCGTGCCGAACAGGCCGATGAACGGGGCCGCGTTGGCACAGGTGGCCAGGAACGGCAGGTTGCGGGTCAACCCGCGCATCTCCTTGGAGATGCCCTGCTTGAGCACGCGCCGCAGGGTGTCCTTGACCAGCAGCCGCTTGCGCTCGCGGTTGATCCCGGCCTTCTCCAGCAGACGGAACTCGTGCACGGCCAGGGACGAGACGCGGGCCAGGGGCGACTGCTCCTTGTCGCCCAACCCCTTGATTCCCTTGGACAGGTCCCCGGCGGCCACAAAGGCGTCGTACCCGGCCATGACCTTCTTGCGGGCCGTGCCGATGGTGAAGAACTTGAAGAAAATGATGGTCCAGCTCCACAGGGACATGCATCCCAGGAAGAGCATGACCAGCTTCACCGCCAGGGTCGCCCCGGCAAGCAGGGACAGGATGGAGTTGTCGGGCAGAAAGTTCATGGTTGCACCTTTTCGGGTCTATGGGCCGTCCGGCCCGCTTCATGCGAAGAAAGCCGGGCCTCAAGCAAGCCACGGCTTTCCTGTATTCCTGTACGTGCCTACGCCTTCTTGGTCACGAATATGCGACGGATCGGAAACATCATTTCATGCATCGCTGCACGATCTCCCAGGCGTTGGCCTCTGTCTGACGATATTCGTCCGGGGTCAGCCCCGCGCCCAGGGCGATGGTCCGCCGCAGCTCCTCGCCCACCAGGTCGCGGGGGGCGTGGGCGTCGTTGTTGACCACAAGCCCGGCCCCGTGCTTGCGGGCCATGGCGGCCACGTGGCCGTTGGTATAGCTGTGTCCGCCGCGCGTGGTGATCTCGAGCGCGACGCCCCTTTCCGCGGCGAGCGCGGCCTCCTCGTCGGTGATCAGGCCGGGGTGGGCCAGGATGTCCACGCCCGCCTCGATGGCCGCCAGGTTGGTCCCGGGGGCCACGGGCTCCACCGGGGTCTCGCCATGCATGACCACCAACTGCGCCCCGGCATCCCGCGCGCTCTTGACCATCTCGGCGATGAGCGCGGGCGGCACATGGGTCAGCTCGACACCGGCCAAGACGTTGATGTCGAAGAAGTGACCGTGTTTCTTGACGAAACGGAGCACGTTCTCGAGGATATGGTAGGTGGTCGCCTCGTCCGCGTGGTCGGTCATGCACAGGGCCTTGTAGCCCAACACTTCGGCCCGGCGGACGAGTTCGGCGGGGATCAGTTCCCCGTCGCTGAAAATGGTATGGGTATGCAAATCGATCATACGGTGCCTACATCTTGTATTTGATGTCGTCTTCGGAGAGCTTGTCCAGCTCTTCCTGCCATTTATCGGCGTCCTCGGTCTTGATGACCGTCTCGGGATGATCCGGGAACGCGCCCCCGGCCTCTTCGAGGACCGCCTCGCCCACCAGTATGGGGCACTCCGCTCGCACGGCCAGGGCGATGGCGTCCGACGGGCGGCTGTCCAGGCGCAGGGTATCGTCCCCGGCTGAGACCACGATCTCGGCGAAGAAGGTCCCGTTTTCTATGTCGGTGATCTCCACGCGGTTGATGGTGCCGCCCAGAGAGCGGATGGCGTTGAGCAGCAGGTCGTGGGTCATGGGCCGGGGAAACGGCACCTTGTTGATGGCCATGGAAATGGCCATGGCCTCCATGGCCCCGATCCAGATGGGCAGGACCTTGGTCTCTTCCTCATCCTTGAGAACGATGATCGGGGACTTGCCCGCCTCATCCACCGCCAGCCCGAATATCTCGACCTTTACCACGGTTCGCCCGTCCTCTCTCCCACCAGGGAGTGTTTCTTGGCTTCCACAATCTTCACCGGGACC
It encodes the following:
- a CDS encoding MotA/TolQ/ExbB proton channel family protein encodes the protein MNFLPDNSILSLLAGATLAVKLVMLFLGCMSLWSWTIIFFKFFTIGTARKKVMAGYDAFVAAGDLSKGIKGLGDKEQSPLARVSSLAVHEFRLLEKAGINRERKRLLVKDTLRRVLKQGISKEMRGLTRNLPFLATCANAAPFIGLFGTVWGIMHSFHSIGQAQSAALATVAPGISEALIATAIGLLVAIPATIFYNYFLGKLNEVESGMVDFAGAFLNRAEREIAWADKPERG
- a CDS encoding histidinol phosphate phosphatase domain-containing protein, whose protein sequence is MIDLHTHTIFSDGELIPAELVRRAEVLGYKALCMTDHADEATTYHILENVLRFVKKHGHFFDINVLAGVELTHVPPALIAEMVKSARDAGAQLVVMHGETPVEPVAPGTNLAAIEAGVDILAHPGLITDEEAALAAERGVALEITTRGGHSYTNGHVAAMARKHGAGLVVNNDAHAPRDLVGEELRRTIALGAGLTPDEYRQTEANAWEIVQRCMK
- the tolR gene encoding protein TolR; its protein translation is MAIKTGGGFLNEINVTPFVDVMLVLLIIFMVTAPLMTQGVEVDLPTTRTVRNLPQDSEHLVLTVRKDGRIFLDEYQVSMDELEDHLKRLVAGQKKQLFLRADKEVPYGTVVQVMGEIKAAGIDKLGIVAEEPKQDKNK
- a CDS encoding bifunctional nuclease family protein, with the protein product MVKVEIFGLAVDEAGKSPIIVLKDEEETKVLPIWIGAMEAMAISMAINKVPFPRPMTHDLLLNAIRSLGGTINRVEITDIENGTFFAEIVVSAGDDTLRLDSRPSDAIALAVRAECPILVGEAVLEEAGGAFPDHPETVIKTEDADKWQEELDKLSEDDIKYKM